Proteins co-encoded in one Actinomadura luteofluorescens genomic window:
- a CDS encoding terpene synthase family protein, with product MQPFELPDFYVPYPARLNPHLEGARRHTMAWAREMRMLDADRDPGTPDIWDERELEGMDYALLCAYTHPDCAAPELDLVTDWYVWVFYFDDHFLEVFKKPQDQEGARTYLDRLPLFMSLDPPEPVNAVERGLADLWARTVPARSDAWRRRFSVSTLNLLRESLWELSNISTGRIPNPVEYIEMRRKVGGAPWSADLAEHAAGVEIPERVVATRPLRVLKDTFSDAVHLRNDIFSYQRETETEGEVNNSVLVMERFLSVAPQVAADTVNDLLTSRLRQFENTAVTELPHVFEDHALDPAERASVAAYVKALQDWQSGGHEWHLRSSRYMNDRSLGMSAARIPALLKSARISLPHVPFQKVGPTPLPSFDIPYAARTNPHRERAGRNLPAWAREMGMFSPHPRTPVPVWSPDRLTGMALEVCGASLVPGADPEALDLAVQWLACGTFGDDFFPAVFNRDRDMAGAKAFNARVPRFMPLDCGATPAPENPFEAGLADLWPRTAGPMDDRGRREFRAAVEHMVESWVWELNNHLQSRVPDPVDYIEMRRHTFGSELTMSLARIGRANEIPAHVFETRTLREINASAMDVGGLLNDCFSYRKEIEYEGELNNGVLAVGNFFGCGRDEALPIVADLIASRRRQFEQLAGGELPALCDLLDLDAAARDALSSYVEELRDWMAGVLAWHRETDRYDEREPVFRLPKPAGLGTSAFHFLARAAH from the coding sequence ATGCAACCCTTCGAGCTGCCCGACTTCTACGTCCCGTACCCCGCGCGGCTCAACCCGCATCTGGAGGGCGCGCGGCGCCACACCATGGCGTGGGCGCGCGAGATGAGGATGCTGGACGCCGACCGCGACCCCGGCACCCCCGACATCTGGGACGAGCGGGAGCTCGAAGGGATGGACTACGCCCTCCTGTGCGCCTACACGCACCCCGACTGCGCGGCCCCGGAGCTCGACCTCGTCACCGACTGGTACGTCTGGGTCTTCTACTTCGACGACCACTTCCTGGAGGTCTTCAAGAAACCGCAGGACCAGGAGGGCGCCCGCACCTACCTCGACCGGCTGCCGCTGTTCATGTCGCTCGACCCGCCCGAACCGGTCAACGCCGTCGAGCGCGGGCTCGCCGACCTGTGGGCGCGGACCGTCCCGGCGCGCTCGGACGCCTGGCGGCGCCGCTTCTCGGTGAGCACCCTGAACCTGCTGCGCGAGTCGCTGTGGGAGCTGTCCAACATCAGCACCGGCCGGATCCCGAACCCGGTCGAGTACATCGAGATGCGGCGCAAGGTCGGCGGGGCGCCGTGGTCGGCCGACCTCGCCGAGCACGCCGCGGGCGTCGAGATCCCCGAACGCGTGGTGGCGACGCGGCCCCTGCGCGTCCTGAAGGACACCTTCTCCGACGCCGTCCACCTGCGCAACGACATCTTCTCCTACCAGCGCGAGACCGAGACCGAGGGCGAGGTCAACAACTCCGTCCTGGTGATGGAGCGGTTCCTGTCGGTCGCGCCGCAGGTCGCCGCCGACACCGTCAACGACCTGCTCACCTCCCGGCTGCGGCAGTTCGAGAACACCGCGGTGACCGAACTGCCGCACGTCTTCGAGGACCACGCCCTCGACCCGGCGGAACGGGCGAGCGTCGCCGCCTACGTGAAGGCCCTCCAGGACTGGCAGTCCGGCGGCCACGAATGGCACCTGCGGTCCAGCCGGTACATGAACGACAGGTCGCTCGGGATGTCCGCCGCCCGCATCCCCGCCCTGTTGAAGTCGGCGCGGATCAGCCTCCCCCATGTCCCCTTCCAGAAGGTCGGGCCTACGCCGCTGCCTTCGTTCGACATCCCTTACGCGGCCCGTACGAACCCCCACCGCGAGCGGGCCGGGCGCAACCTGCCGGCCTGGGCACGGGAGATGGGCATGTTCTCCCCGCATCCCCGGACGCCCGTCCCGGTGTGGAGCCCCGACCGGCTCACCGGGATGGCGCTGGAGGTCTGCGGCGCCTCCCTCGTCCCCGGCGCGGATCCGGAGGCGCTCGACCTCGCCGTCCAGTGGCTGGCGTGCGGCACGTTCGGCGACGACTTCTTCCCGGCCGTCTTCAACCGCGACCGCGACATGGCGGGCGCGAAGGCGTTCAACGCCCGCGTCCCCCGGTTCATGCCGCTGGACTGCGGCGCCACCCCCGCCCCTGAGAACCCGTTCGAGGCGGGGCTGGCGGACCTGTGGCCCCGCACCGCCGGGCCCATGGACGACCGGGGCCGCCGCGAGTTCCGCGCGGCCGTCGAGCACATGGTCGAGAGCTGGGTGTGGGAGCTGAACAACCACCTCCAGTCGCGCGTCCCCGACCCCGTCGACTACATCGAGATGCGCCGGCACACGTTCGGCTCCGAGCTGACGATGAGCCTGGCGCGCATCGGGCGCGCGAACGAGATTCCCGCGCACGTCTTCGAGACCCGCACCCTGCGCGAGATCAACGCCTCCGCGATGGACGTCGGGGGCCTGCTGAACGACTGCTTCTCCTACCGGAAGGAGATCGAGTACGAGGGCGAGCTCAACAACGGCGTCCTCGCCGTCGGGAACTTCTTCGGCTGCGGCCGCGACGAGGCGCTGCCCATCGTGGCCGACCTCATCGCCTCGCGCCGCCGCCAGTTCGAGCAGCTCGCCGGCGGCGAGCTCCCCGCCCTCTGCGACCTGCTCGACCTGGACGCGGCCGCCCGAGACGCACTTTCCTCGTACGTCGAGGAATTGCGCGACTGGATGGCCGGCGTCCTCGCCTGGCACCGCGAGACCGACCGCTACGACGAGCGCGAGCCCGTGTTCCGCCTCCCCAAGCCCGCCGGTCTGGGGACGTCGGCCTTCCACTTCCTCGCGCGCGCCGCCCACTGA
- a CDS encoding phage holin family protein, protein MSKSRKPAAANDPLEQNLVLARRVVEAAQEEMINKARQRVPALRLGAVAGAFGVMATAATYRMNVLLLERKLPPELASFITAAVYGGGAGAAAMAASRKWKGLPAPLPTDTAPAGGGDPHRQRLIARGRARPFDAAAEVL, encoded by the coding sequence ATGTCGAAGTCGCGCAAACCTGCCGCGGCCAACGACCCGCTGGAGCAGAACCTCGTGCTCGCCCGGCGTGTGGTCGAGGCGGCGCAGGAAGAGATGATCAATAAGGCCCGGCAGCGCGTCCCGGCGCTGCGCCTGGGGGCCGTGGCCGGGGCGTTCGGGGTCATGGCGACCGCGGCCACCTACCGCATGAACGTGCTGCTGCTGGAGAGGAAGCTGCCCCCCGAGCTGGCGTCGTTCATCACCGCCGCCGTGTACGGGGGAGGGGCGGGCGCGGCGGCGATGGCGGCGTCCCGCAAGTGGAAGGGGCTGCCGGCGCCGCTGCCGACCGACACGGCCCCGGCAGGTGGTGGAGATCCTCACCGACAACGACTGATCGCCCGGGGCCGGGCACGGCCCTTCGACGCGGCGGCCGAGGTTCTGTGA
- a CDS encoding 2Fe-2S iron-sulfur cluster-binding protein, with amino-acid sequence MDSEATPVRADVTLVVNGTEHRLNVDTRASLLDVLREELGLTGSKKGCDHGQCGACTILLDGHRANGCLALAVAHDGADVVTVEGLAQDGELSPVQKAFVENDAFQCGYCTPGQLCSATGMLDEAERGWPSAVTGDLGADPVLDDDEIRERMSGNLCRCGAYVGIVAALRQAARRREGAEA; translated from the coding sequence ATGGACAGCGAAGCCACCCCGGTGCGCGCCGACGTCACCTTGGTCGTGAACGGGACCGAGCACCGGCTCAACGTCGACACCCGAGCGTCCCTCCTGGACGTGCTGCGCGAGGAACTCGGCCTGACAGGGTCGAAGAAGGGCTGCGACCACGGCCAGTGCGGAGCCTGCACCATCCTTCTCGACGGGCACCGGGCGAACGGATGCCTGGCCTTGGCCGTCGCCCATGATGGAGCGGACGTCGTCACGGTCGAAGGTCTGGCGCAGGACGGTGAGCTCAGCCCCGTCCAGAAGGCGTTCGTGGAGAACGACGCCTTCCAGTGCGGGTACTGCACGCCCGGCCAGCTCTGCTCCGCCACGGGGATGCTGGACGAGGCCGAACGCGGCTGGCCCAGCGCCGTCACCGGCGATCTGGGGGCCGATCCCGTCCTGGACGACGACGAGATACGCGAGCGCATGAGCGGCAACCTGTGCCGGTGCGGCGCCTATGTCGGCATAGTCGCGGCCCTCAGGCAGGCCGCGCGGCGCCGGGAGGGGGCTGAGGCATGA
- a CDS encoding FAD binding domain-containing protein, whose translation MRPFAYERATSAEDALRRHQDGAVYLGGGTNLVDLMRLGVEEPARLVDVAHLPYDQIELRPDGSLVIGAAVTNSAVAADRTVREGHPVLAQAVLAGASGQIRNLATVGGNLLQRTRCSYFQDASKPCNKRAPGSGCPAREGEHHNLAIMGHSDACVATHPSDMAVALAALDASVRVRGRGGERTVPIEDLYRLPGDEPQRDTTLEAGDLITAVEVPVLGVPSRYRKVRERASFAFALVSIAAALDVDGGRVRDVRLALGGVAHKPWRARRAEEALRGAEATEESFVRAAEAELEAAEPLRDNAYKVPLARNLIVRTLTELGEES comes from the coding sequence ATGAGGCCCTTCGCTTACGAGCGCGCCACCAGCGCGGAGGACGCCCTGCGACGCCACCAGGACGGAGCCGTCTACCTGGGCGGGGGAACCAACCTCGTCGACCTGATGCGGCTCGGGGTGGAGGAGCCGGCCAGGCTCGTCGACGTGGCGCATCTCCCGTACGACCAGATCGAACTGCGGCCGGACGGGAGCCTCGTCATCGGCGCGGCGGTGACCAACAGCGCCGTCGCCGCCGACCGGACCGTCCGCGAGGGCCATCCGGTCCTGGCGCAGGCGGTGCTCGCGGGGGCGTCCGGCCAGATCCGCAACCTCGCCACGGTCGGCGGGAACCTGCTCCAGCGGACCCGCTGCTCCTACTTCCAGGACGCCTCCAAACCGTGCAACAAGCGCGCCCCGGGCAGCGGGTGCCCGGCGCGGGAGGGCGAGCACCACAACCTGGCGATCATGGGTCATTCGGACGCCTGCGTCGCGACGCACCCGTCCGACATGGCCGTGGCGCTGGCCGCTCTGGACGCGTCCGTACGCGTCCGGGGGCGCGGCGGGGAGAGGACCGTCCCCATCGAAGACCTGTACAGGCTCCCCGGTGACGAACCGCAGCGCGACACCACGCTCGAAGCGGGCGACCTCATCACCGCCGTCGAGGTCCCCGTGCTGGGCGTGCCGTCCCGCTACCGCAAGGTCCGCGAGCGCGCGTCGTTCGCGTTCGCGCTGGTCTCCATCGCGGCGGCGCTGGACGTCGACGGCGGCCGGGTGCGGGACGTCCGGCTGGCCCTCGGCGGCGTCGCCCACAAGCCGTGGCGGGCGCGGCGCGCCGAAGAGGCCCTGCGCGGCGCGGAGGCGACCGAGGAGTCCTTCGTGCGCGCCGCCGAGGCCGAGCTGGAGGCCGCGGAGCCGCTGCGCGACAACGCCTACAAGGTGCCGCTGGCGCGCAACCTGATCGTCCGGACGCTGACCGAGCTGGGGGAGGAGTCATGA
- a CDS encoding xanthine dehydrogenase family protein molybdopterin-binding subunit yields the protein MTDRLEGREKVTGTARYAFEYPVRDAAYAAAVQASVGKGRVASVGAEAALRLPGVLAVLSCENPPELSDTSDGELALFQSRTVSYRGQFVAAVVAETLETAREAARLLRVEYAEEEAPDVGLRADHPGLYKPDKVNPVFPADTEQGEPEEAFAGSDVRVDAVYTTPAEHNNPMEPHATIARWNDDGSLTLYDSNQGASTVQSTIAKIFGLERGRVHVVSPHVGGGFGSKGTPRPNVVLAAMAARAAGRPVKFAVPRQQMFATTGYRTPTVQRVRLGAGGDGRLNAILHEVAEQTSTVKEFAEQTATPTRTLYRAPHRLTSHRVVPLDVPTPSWMRAPGETPGMFALETAMDELAVATGIDPVELRVRNDTDRDPESGLPFSSRNLVACLREGAERFGWAGRDPRPGARQEGRKLVGMGVASSTYPAYQSPNQATARAEPDGTFTVRIAAADIGTGARTALALIAAETLKEDLADIRMEIGDSSFPRASVAGGSGGTAGWGTAVVRACEALRGKLNGAVPPEGVEASADTGDELKARAAYARHAFGAQFAEVEVDADTGEVRVRRMLGVFAAGRIINPTTARSQFIGGMTMGVGMALMEQSVMDREFGDYLTRDLAQYHVPACADIRDVDAAWVEESDPHLNPMGAKGIGEIGIVGAAAAVGNAVHHATGIRVRDLPITPARLLPEL from the coding sequence ATGACCGACCGGCTGGAGGGCCGCGAGAAGGTCACCGGGACGGCGCGGTACGCGTTCGAGTACCCCGTGCGGGACGCCGCCTACGCAGCGGCGGTCCAGGCGAGCGTGGGCAAGGGCCGGGTCGCGTCGGTCGGCGCCGAGGCCGCGCTGCGGCTGCCCGGGGTGCTCGCCGTCCTGTCGTGCGAGAACCCTCCCGAGCTCAGCGACACCTCGGACGGCGAACTGGCCCTGTTCCAGTCGCGGACGGTCTCCTACCGCGGCCAGTTCGTCGCCGCGGTGGTCGCCGAGACCCTGGAGACCGCGCGGGAGGCCGCCCGTCTCCTGCGCGTCGAGTACGCCGAGGAGGAGGCGCCGGACGTCGGGCTGCGCGCAGACCACCCGGGCCTCTACAAGCCGGACAAGGTGAACCCGGTGTTCCCCGCGGACACCGAGCAGGGCGAGCCGGAGGAGGCGTTCGCCGGCTCGGACGTCCGAGTGGACGCCGTCTACACGACCCCGGCCGAGCACAACAACCCGATGGAGCCGCACGCCACGATCGCCCGGTGGAACGACGACGGGTCCCTCACGCTCTACGACTCCAACCAGGGCGCGTCGACCGTCCAGTCCACGATCGCGAAGATCTTCGGGCTGGAGCGGGGCCGGGTGCACGTGGTGTCGCCGCATGTGGGCGGCGGGTTCGGCTCCAAGGGGACGCCCCGGCCGAACGTCGTGCTCGCCGCGATGGCCGCGCGCGCCGCGGGACGTCCCGTGAAGTTCGCCGTCCCGCGCCAGCAGATGTTCGCGACCACCGGCTACCGGACCCCGACCGTCCAGCGCGTCCGGCTCGGCGCCGGCGGGGACGGGCGGCTGAACGCGATCCTGCACGAGGTGGCCGAGCAGACCTCCACCGTCAAGGAGTTCGCCGAGCAGACGGCGACGCCCACGCGCACGCTGTACCGGGCCCCGCACCGCCTCACCTCGCACCGGGTGGTGCCGCTGGACGTGCCCACGCCGTCCTGGATGCGCGCCCCGGGTGAGACGCCCGGCATGTTCGCCCTCGAGACGGCGATGGACGAGCTGGCCGTCGCGACGGGCATCGACCCGGTCGAGCTCCGCGTGCGCAACGACACCGACCGGGATCCGGAGAGCGGGCTGCCGTTCAGCTCCCGCAACCTCGTCGCGTGCCTCCGCGAAGGCGCCGAACGCTTCGGGTGGGCCGGACGCGACCCCCGGCCCGGGGCCCGCCAGGAGGGCCGCAAGCTCGTCGGTATGGGCGTCGCGTCGTCCACCTATCCCGCCTACCAGAGCCCCAATCAGGCCACGGCCCGCGCCGAGCCGGACGGGACGTTCACCGTCCGGATCGCCGCCGCCGACATCGGCACCGGCGCCCGCACCGCCCTCGCCCTGATCGCCGCCGAGACCCTCAAGGAGGACCTCGCCGACATCAGGATGGAGATCGGTGACAGCTCGTTCCCGAGGGCGTCGGTGGCGGGCGGCTCCGGCGGGACGGCCGGCTGGGGCACGGCCGTCGTGCGGGCCTGCGAGGCCCTGCGCGGCAAGCTGAACGGCGCCGTCCCGCCCGAGGGCGTCGAGGCGTCCGCCGACACCGGCGATGAGCTCAAGGCCCGGGCGGCGTACGCCCGGCACGCGTTCGGCGCGCAGTTCGCCGAGGTGGAGGTGGACGCCGACACCGGCGAGGTCCGCGTCCGCCGGATGCTCGGCGTGTTCGCCGCCGGCCGGATCATCAACCCGACGACGGCCCGCTCCCAGTTCATCGGCGGGATGACGATGGGCGTCGGGATGGCGCTGATGGAGCAGAGCGTCATGGACCGGGAGTTCGGCGACTACCTCACCCGCGACCTCGCCCAGTACCACGTCCCGGCCTGCGCCGACATCCGCGACGTCGACGCCGCGTGGGTGGAGGAGTCCGACCCCCACCTGAACCCGATGGGCGCCAAGGGCATCGGCGAGATCGGCATCGTCGGCGCGGCGGCTGCGGTCGGCAACGCCGTCCACCACGCCACCGGGATCCGCGTCCGCGACCTGCCCATCACCCCGGCCCGGCTCCTCCCGGAGCTCTGA
- a CDS encoding L-lactate permease: MYQQVLDPVADSLGWSSLVAALPLAVLFVLLGGVRMRAWLASLIALAVALAVAVWTYGMPAGQALLAGSEGAAFGFYPILWIVINALWVYNITVATGHFDVLRRSFAQVSDDDRLQAVLIAFSFGALLEALAGFGTPVAVTSVMLIALGFPPLKAAVLALTANTAPVAFGAMATPILTLGKVTGESSDTLGAMVGRQTPILAVFVPLVLVVIVDGRRGLRETWPVALLCGAAFGAAQYVTANFVSVPLADVVASLVSAAAVVLAVRLRPSAAARPAPVAGGAADEPTPEFAARVEGRDGSRDGSRGADPRAEVARAYAPYAIIIAVFVVCQIGPVKDLLDRATRTFSWPGLHLTGPSGKPLALPTFTFNYLTTPGTQMLVAGLITMAALGVGLRRAVRAYWTTLVQLRWAIVTVMAVLALAFVMNASGQTVTLGTWMAGAGGAFALLSPILGWLGTAVTGSDTSSNSLFGSLQVTAANKADLSTVLMAATNSSGGVLGKMVSPQNLAIAAAAVGLDGREGDIFRRVVLWSLLFLAGMCLLSGLQSTAVLDWMVP; the protein is encoded by the coding sequence GTGTACCAGCAGGTCCTCGATCCCGTCGCCGACTCGCTCGGCTGGAGCTCCCTGGTCGCCGCGCTGCCGCTGGCCGTGCTGTTCGTCCTGCTCGGCGGCGTCCGCATGCGCGCGTGGCTGGCGTCCCTGATCGCGCTCGCCGTCGCGCTGGCCGTCGCCGTCTGGACGTACGGCATGCCCGCCGGCCAGGCGCTCCTGGCCGGCTCGGAGGGCGCCGCGTTCGGCTTCTACCCGATCCTGTGGATCGTCATCAACGCCCTCTGGGTCTACAACATCACCGTCGCCACCGGCCACTTCGACGTGCTGCGCCGGTCGTTCGCGCAGGTCAGCGACGACGACCGGCTCCAGGCGGTGCTGATCGCGTTCTCGTTCGGCGCGCTGCTGGAGGCCCTGGCCGGGTTCGGCACGCCGGTCGCGGTCACCTCCGTCATGCTGATCGCGCTCGGCTTCCCGCCGCTCAAGGCGGCCGTCCTGGCCCTCACCGCCAACACCGCGCCCGTCGCGTTCGGCGCGATGGCGACGCCGATCCTCACGCTCGGCAAGGTCACCGGCGAGTCCAGCGACACGCTCGGCGCCATGGTCGGGCGGCAGACCCCGATCCTCGCCGTGTTCGTCCCGCTCGTCCTCGTCGTCATCGTGGACGGGCGGCGCGGCCTGCGCGAGACCTGGCCCGTCGCCCTGCTGTGCGGCGCCGCGTTCGGCGCCGCGCAGTACGTCACGGCGAACTTCGTCTCGGTGCCGCTCGCCGACGTCGTGGCGTCGCTGGTCTCGGCCGCGGCGGTCGTGCTCGCCGTCCGGCTGCGCCCGTCGGCGGCGGCCAGGCCCGCCCCGGTCGCGGGCGGCGCGGCGGACGAGCCGACCCCGGAGTTCGCCGCCCGCGTCGAGGGACGGGACGGGAGCCGGGACGGGAGCCGGGGCGCGGACCCGCGCGCCGAGGTCGCCCGCGCCTACGCGCCCTACGCGATCATCATCGCGGTCTTCGTCGTCTGCCAGATCGGGCCGGTGAAGGACCTCCTGGACCGGGCGACGCGGACGTTCTCCTGGCCGGGCCTGCACCTCACGGGCCCGTCCGGCAAGCCGCTGGCCCTGCCGACCTTCACCTTCAACTACCTCACCACGCCCGGCACGCAGATGCTCGTCGCCGGGCTGATCACCATGGCCGCCCTCGGCGTCGGCCTCCGCCGGGCCGTGCGCGCCTACTGGACGACCCTCGTCCAGCTCAGGTGGGCGATCGTCACCGTCATGGCCGTCCTGGCGCTGGCGTTCGTGATGAACGCCTCCGGGCAGACCGTGACGCTCGGGACGTGGATGGCCGGTGCGGGCGGCGCGTTCGCGCTGCTGTCGCCGATCCTCGGCTGGCTCGGCACCGCCGTCACCGGTTCGGACACCTCGTCCAACTCGCTGTTCGGCTCCCTGCAGGTCACCGCCGCGAACAAGGCCGACCTGTCGACGGTGCTGATGGCGGCGACCAACAGTTCCGGCGGCGTCCTCGGCAAGATGGTGTCGCCGCAGAACCTCGCCATCGCCGCCGCGGCGGTCGGCCTCGACGGGCGCGAGGGCGACATCTTCCGCCGCGTCGTGCTGTGGAGCCTGCTGTTCCTCGCCGGGATGTGCCTGCTCTCCGGCCTGCAATCCACCGCGGTGCTCGACTGGATGGTCCCGTGA
- a CDS encoding DUF2630 family protein, protein MDEKAILERINDFIEEEHALRQAHERAETSNAEAQSRLRDLEVALDQCWDLLRQRRARIAAGQNPDDAHVRPAGEVEGYRQ, encoded by the coding sequence ATGGACGAGAAGGCGATCCTGGAACGTATCAACGATTTCATCGAGGAGGAACACGCCCTCCGGCAGGCGCACGAGCGGGCGGAGACCTCCAACGCCGAGGCCCAGTCGCGGCTGCGGGACCTGGAGGTGGCACTCGACCAGTGCTGGGACCTGCTGCGCCAGCGGCGGGCCCGCATCGCGGCGGGACAGAACCCGGACGACGCCCACGTCCGTCCCGCCGGCGAGGTGGAAGGCTACCGGCAGTAG
- a CDS encoding STAS domain-containing protein, whose protein sequence is MTVWRITGGEGGPDPGAREAPRYDIVEHDSALLRITAASGVARVLLAGEVDVSNTAAVARALRAVRERGSGDLHADLSGVEFMDVAGLRAFSEAARDLHDRDGLLVLHGVPPHIERLFTLIGWNATPGLEIHCPPRG, encoded by the coding sequence ATGACGGTCTGGCGGATCACCGGCGGCGAGGGCGGCCCCGACCCCGGTGCGCGGGAGGCCCCCCGGTACGACATCGTCGAGCACGACTCCGCGCTGCTGCGCATCACGGCCGCGTCGGGCGTGGCCCGGGTGCTGCTCGCCGGGGAGGTCGACGTCTCCAACACCGCCGCGGTCGCGCGCGCCCTGCGCGCCGTCCGGGAACGCGGGTCCGGAGATCTGCACGCCGACCTGTCCGGGGTGGAGTTCATGGACGTCGCGGGCCTGCGCGCCTTCAGCGAGGCCGCCCGCGACCTGCACGACCGCGACGGCCTCCTCGTCCTGCACGGGGTCCCCCCGCACATCGAGCGGCTCTTCACGCTGATCGGCTGGAACGCCACCCCCGGCCTGGAGATCCACTGCCCGCCGCGGGGCTGA
- a CDS encoding acetate uptake transporter family protein — protein MARRREHQSAPMPGEHTGSAMPAEGMATPAHGAAAQGQGAAMAPPRGADQAGEHALWEDRTRVFLQPIASPSILGLFGLAAAAMMVGAWQAGWYGGVGTPLILWPFVLTFGGIAQLLAGLWGYRARDGVATAMHGMWGTFFIGWGLLFLLVSIGAAPVALAPVLGTAYQGFAFWFIPLAVITGLGALAALGENLMTALVWGCLAVGAGFTAAGFWAGSTWPLTTGGWLFVAASAIALYAAAAMMFASSFGRTILPTGMIRKGANIPGGRGVRPLEYRQGEPGLKIGQ, from the coding sequence ATGGCAAGGCGTAGAGAGCATCAATCCGCGCCGATGCCCGGCGAGCACACCGGATCGGCGATGCCCGCGGAGGGCATGGCCACGCCGGCGCACGGCGCGGCCGCACAGGGCCAGGGCGCGGCGATGGCGCCCCCGAGGGGCGCGGACCAGGCCGGCGAGCACGCGCTCTGGGAGGACCGCACCCGCGTCTTCCTGCAGCCCATCGCGTCGCCGTCGATCCTCGGCCTGTTCGGGCTCGCCGCCGCGGCCATGATGGTGGGCGCGTGGCAGGCCGGATGGTACGGCGGCGTCGGCACTCCGCTCATCCTGTGGCCGTTCGTGCTGACCTTCGGCGGCATCGCGCAGCTGCTGGCGGGCCTGTGGGGCTACCGGGCGCGGGACGGCGTGGCCACCGCGATGCACGGCATGTGGGGCACGTTCTTCATCGGCTGGGGCCTGCTGTTCCTGCTGGTGAGCATCGGCGCGGCGCCGGTGGCGCTGGCACCGGTCCTCGGTACCGCCTATCAGGGCTTCGCGTTCTGGTTCATCCCGCTCGCGGTGATCACCGGGCTGGGCGCGCTCGCCGCGCTCGGCGAGAACCTGATGACGGCCCTGGTCTGGGGCTGCCTGGCGGTCGGCGCGGGCTTCACGGCCGCGGGATTCTGGGCGGGCTCGACCTGGCCGCTCACCACCGGCGGCTGGCTGTTCGTCGCGGCTTCGGCGATCGCCCTGTACGCGGCCGCCGCGATGATGTTCGCGAGCAGCTTCGGACGGACGATCCTGCCCACGGGCATGATCCGCAAGGGCGCCAACATTCCCGGCGGCCGGGGGGTCCGGCCCCTGGAGTACCGGCAGGGCGAGCCGGGCCTGAAGATCGGGCAGTGA
- a CDS encoding PucR family transcriptional regulator: MTRDKTPALRVAGRPVAAHLRVRAPLLTRRVVARLLAELPVYAELPQEEVAGDIAGIVQHSLRQFADVLERRRPARAADFARQRDSAALRAEEGVPLDAILAAYQIGAAMAWEELTAGAEPADLPAFQEALGYFLDFQRLLTSAVSAAYLEVRQILDSQEHGGRHALMTALLAGDTAGHRPAPRYAVLTLAFGPHPDETGSGQRARIAARRKIRRVRTALDAVADEPALTALDASGGTALLPFSTGWEVLHDLVAGAAKAADIEVTAAAEITGPAGVPGAVAQTAEIMELVRRAGRPPGLYRLADVLLDYQLSRPSGALAALAALLAPLDRRPDLLGTLERYLAFDLDRRATGAALHVHPNTVAYRVRRISALTGLDPGRPGDLQLLNAALVARRSLR, from the coding sequence GTGACGCGGGACAAGACGCCGGCGCTGCGGGTGGCGGGCCGGCCGGTGGCGGCCCATCTGCGGGTCAGGGCGCCGCTGCTGACCCGCAGAGTCGTGGCCCGGCTGCTCGCCGAGCTGCCCGTCTACGCCGAGCTGCCGCAGGAGGAGGTCGCCGGGGACATCGCCGGGATCGTCCAGCACAGCCTGCGGCAGTTCGCGGACGTCCTGGAGCGGCGCCGGCCGGCCCGCGCGGCCGACTTCGCCCGGCAGCGCGACTCGGCGGCGCTACGGGCCGAGGAGGGCGTGCCGCTGGACGCGATCCTCGCCGCCTACCAGATCGGGGCGGCCATGGCCTGGGAGGAGCTGACCGCCGGGGCCGAGCCCGCCGACCTGCCCGCCTTCCAGGAGGCGCTCGGGTACTTCCTCGACTTCCAGCGGCTGCTGACCTCCGCCGTCAGCGCCGCCTACCTCGAGGTGCGGCAGATCCTCGACAGCCAGGAGCACGGCGGCCGGCACGCCCTGATGACCGCGCTGCTGGCGGGGGACACGGCGGGGCACCGCCCGGCGCCGCGCTACGCCGTCCTGACGCTGGCGTTCGGCCCGCATCCGGACGAGACGGGCTCGGGGCAGCGCGCCCGCATCGCCGCCCGCCGCAAGATCCGCCGCGTCCGGACCGCCCTGGACGCCGTCGCCGACGAGCCCGCCCTCACTGCCCTGGACGCCTCGGGAGGGACGGCCCTGCTCCCCTTCTCCACCGGCTGGGAGGTCCTGCACGACCTGGTCGCGGGCGCGGCGAAGGCGGCCGACATCGAGGTGACGGCCGCCGCGGAGATCACCGGCCCGGCGGGCGTGCCGGGCGCCGTCGCCCAGACCGCCGAGATCATGGAACTGGTGCGCCGGGCGGGACGCCCGCCCGGCCTGTACCGGCTCGCCGACGTCCTGCTGGACTACCAGCTGAGCCGCCCGAGCGGCGCGCTCGCCGCGCTGGCGGCCCTGCTGGCTCCGCTGGACCGCAGGCCGGACCTGCTGGGCACGCTGGAGCGCTACCTGGCGTTCGACCTGGACCGCCGCGCCACCGGCGCGGCTCTGCACGTCCATCCGAACACGGTCGCCTACCGCGTGCGCCGTATCAGCGCCCTCACGGGACTGGACCCGGGGCGCCCCGGCGACCTCCAGTTGCTGAACGCCGCCCTGGTGGCCCGCCGCTCCCTGCGCTGA